In the genome of Arachis stenosperma cultivar V10309 chromosome 6, arast.V10309.gnm1.PFL2, whole genome shotgun sequence, the window AACCTCGACAATCTTTCGAGTAAACAATTCGTTTAGCTAATAAAAAGTAGATCCAACTATGGTCATCACAGGAAGGTTGCGCATACCCTTAAGGACAGAATTTATGTACTCTTCGTCATCATATGACCCCAACGATGACTCCTGTCAAATTTCAACACCCATTTCTCAACACCGATCTCATCGCACCATCGGGTATGTGCTTCACTACGCTTCTTAAGCCTTTGGTAGTTTTTATTGTACTCTTTTCCTGTCCTAGAGTAGCCTATAAAACAAACCATGCTACTGTTATAAGTAGACACCATAAATTACTATGAATAGAACCATAATAGCAAATTTAAATACCTATGTTAACCACGAGTTTATGCAAATATAGAGTCTTGAATCTTCTTAAGAAGTTAGATCTAATGTGCCTGGTGTAAAATATGTGTCACACACTCTTAGTGGTGCCTATGCACCGTTACTATGAGCTACTGCTGGATCGATGAAATTATAGCAGTCAGAAATAATGTTGACGCAATCTCGAGTAACAACATATCTTCGCAAATTAGTAAGGAAAAAGTCCCACGTATCTACCGTTTCACCCTTCACTATGGAAAAAGCAATCGACACAATGTGTTTGGTTCCCATCTTGTACAACCACAACTAAAAGTGCACTCTTATATTTTCTATAAAGATGTGTGCCATCAACCTACACCAATGGCTTGCAGTGTCTAAATGCTGTAATATACGGATAGAAGCTCCAAAATATCTGATAGAGAACTTTTACACCATTTACCTCCTCACTCTCATAATAAACAGGCAAAGCTTTTATTTGAACATGAGATATTGGCAACTTGGCACACATTACTTTCAACCACACTGGTAGAGTCtggtaaaaacttttcaatcatcaAAAATTTTGGCGACGAACTTTTACTTTGCCAACCAAACCTTGCGGTAACGAACAATATAGTTGAACCTAGATTGAACTTCTGCAATAATAGATTTCATCTTTATTAATGGATCTGCTTCAACTAGCAGCCTGATAGCATTTGCAATCGTGTCTGAGTCCAACTTGGCATAATCTTGTAAAATCATCTCCATGGTGCATGTGTGTTTAGCATTGTATCTCCTAATGGCGATGGACTTTTGCTTTGCCAACCAAGAGTTGCGGTAACTGGCGCATGAATTCCCACGCTTCGTAAAactgaaccagcaagtgtactgggttgtccaagtaatacctaagTGAGTCAGGGttgatcccatgaggattgtggtttgaagcaagctatggttatcttgcaggtaTTAGTCAAGCGAGTAGGAGATGTTGGTATGTTTGTGATTGCATAAAAGGAAGTAAAAGGAAAAGGGTAATTAGAACTCAGAAGTAGTGTAAACTGTGATAAGAAGATAGAATTACAAGGTTTGATTATAAGAAGAGGGTTAAGGCTTGGAGATGCTATGTCCTTCTAGATTAACTCTGGTCTTACTGTCTTCTTTaattgtgaatgatttcttctatggcaggctgtatgtaaTTGACGCTCGTTTGAGCAGTTGCCAATACTCCTCCAGATCTGAACCCCAAGGTTAGTGCGGATCCattctgattgagggtgaagctcctgcagttcattctccttggtgatcctacttaaaacgccacagacaaggtcgaatttTTCGGATTGGAGGATGCTGCCCCTTTGAGTTCTAGTCTTTACCacaaagaccctaatctccccgtAAATCGGCTGAACTGGtatctcgagaagtccccaacaaagtcgtggattagccgtttaaaagatgtataatcaagctggtggttcatcattgtccgatgaaagacgcactctgaacccatgtagaatatGATAACCTTATGCCAATTCAACGCATTCATATTGATGAAGAAtgaatatacatcttagaatagagaatcaaacacAGATCAAAGAGGAATATTAATCTTTTATTAATCCATGAAACTCaacagggctcctcccctcaacctaggaggtttagaaactcatactgatagaaaatacaatgataaacgAAATTATGGTAAATGATAGGCGAAGATCATGTAAAatatcccttaaatactaaactaatgactaaTAAGGATAAAACAGtctttttagtgctaaaatccacttctggagcccacttggtgagtgtttgggctgagctttgatgagatccacatgCTAGGAGGCCTCTAGGGTGTTGAACGCTAGCTAGGGGGTCTTTTTTGGGCGTTTGGATGCTGGGCTCTGCTCCTTGGGTACTGGACGCCTGGAAGGGGGTAGGAGGCtagcgttgaacaccagttttgGGCTTCTAATCTGAAACAaaatatgaactattatacatttatgGAAAGCTATAGAAGTCAGATTTCCATAGCCATTGAGAACGCTCCATGTTAACTTCCGTAGCTCTAGAAAAGCTCTtctgagtgcaaggaggtcagatccggacaacatctgcagtgctttctctgtctctgaatcagacttttgctccagctcctcaatttcagccagaaaatacctgaaattgtacaaaaacacacaaactcaaagtagaatcccaaaatttgaatttaacactaaaacttatgaaaacttaataaaaaaataaacaaaacatgctaaaaactatatgaaaacaatgccaaaaagcatataaaatatccgctcatcataataccaaacttaaactgttgcttgtccctaagcaactaaaaacatagtaggataaaaagaaaagtaagaTATAAATTTCAAAGTTTCCAAggaagctcagtttcaattagatgagcgggacttagtagttttttgcttctgaatagttttggcatctcactatccattgaaactcagAAATGTTGGTCTCTTTAGGAATTTAGAATCTAGAtaatattattgactctcctagttttgttcttttttattcttgaacacagcttttagagtcttggccgtgaccctaagcactttgttttccagtattaccaccggatacataaatgccacagacactttaactgggtgaaccctttcggattgtgattcagctttgctagaatcctcagatagaggtgtccagagtcttaagcacactctttttactttggatcatgactttaaccactcagttccaagcttttcacttgacaccttcacgccacaagcacatggttagggacagcttggttgagccgcttaggccagggttttattcctttaggccctcctatccattaatacTCAGAGccttggattttttttttcctggccttttggtttaaagagttACTGGCTTTTTCAATTTGCCCTCCTTTTCCTGCATTTTTTGGCAGTCAtggatttttctctttttatttatttatttatttgttttcgcattcattaaatttatttttttttgcaacatgctttttctttttctttttgctgctttttcttactttaagaatcaatttttggatttttcagattaccaataatatttttcctttttcatcattctttcaagagccaacattctaaaattttaacttcaaatatgcactgtttattcatacattcagaaaataaaagcaatgctaccacatcaaaataattgaactattcttattatataacttgaaattcatgtatctcttaattcttttcaaatatattttttttaagtaaagtGAGAGACATATGGAACAGTTTACaactttaagacataaatgcaaatgatcatgtaacaagaacaagagaacagacagaaaaatataatagaaaatagaaaaataacaaaagaaaaggagataaagagaatgaatccacctttaatGGTGGCGACTAGTACTCCTCCTTGAGGATCCAATGTGGtgcttgatctcttcaatgtTACTCCTTGTCTTTGTTATTCTTCCTTCATGGCTCTTTGCAGGAGTGGTAGAAGTAAAAAAGTGAAGCttttgcaacaccaaacttaagagttttgctcgtcctcgagcgaATATGACAAATGGGAAAGATGTTGTGGGACCCAGTGGTCCTGAGAGGCTAGGAATTTAAGAATCCCTGCCCTCTgcattggcgttgaacgcccagggtttgctccctggctggcgttcaacgccagctatGCTCCTATTgggggcgttgaatgcccagctagtgctccctggctggcgttcaacgccggtaACACTCCATCCAGAGTGTTCTATTTTCACTGCTTAACATTTCTGTCTCTGTTTTGACTGCTGCACATGATCATGACCCTACAGAAAATAActagaaaaacaaaattaaattaaagaaaagataaacaaTAACTATGGTTgtgttgcctcccaacaagcacttctttaatgtccttAGCTGGACTTCACTGTACTTAACTTAGTACCAGTGTTGAGCCTCCTGGCTTTATATCTCTTTCAAggtaatgtttaactctctgtccattgaCAGTGAACCTGCTTTCAGGATCTTTACCTTGAAGTTCTATGCGCCTATAAAGTGATACACTAGTAATCACATAGGGTCCCttccaacgggatttgagtttccAAGGAAATaatttgagtcttgagttgaagagcaggaccTTCTATCTtggttcaaagactctggaagatattttcttgtcatgccacattttttctttttccttataGATCCTTGTATTTTCAAATGCAACTAAGCGGAATTTATCCAACTCATTTAGTTGGAGCAGCTGTTTCTCTCCTGTTGCTTTAGCATCAAGGTTGAGGAATCTAGTAGCCCAATAGATCTTGTGTTCTAGTTCTACTGGCAAATGACAGGATTTTCCATATACCAGCTGATATGGTGAAGTTCCAATGAGGGTTTTGAAAGCTGTtatgtatgcccacagagcatcatcaagctttCTAGCCCAATCATTTCTATTGGCACTAACTATCCTCTCTAGGATTCGctttagttctctatttgagacttcagcttgcccatttttTTGGGGATGATACAgtgttgccactttatggcgaACTCCGTAACAACTTAAGACATAATCCAACTGTCTGTTATAGAAATGAGTACCTCCATCACTAATTAGTGtcctagggacaccaaatctgctgaagatgttctTTTGGAGGAACTTCATTACTACTCTGGTGTCATTAGCAGGTGTTGTtattgcttcaacccatttagacgctgatgagcggataatttatacgctttttggcattgtttttagtatatttttagtatgatttagttagtttttagtatatttttattagtttttaattaaaattcacttttctggactttactatgagtttgtgtgtttttctgtgatttcaggtattttctggctgaaattgagggacctgagcaaaaatctgattcagagacggaaaaggactgcagatgctgttggattctgacctccctgcactcgaagtaaattttctggagctacagaggcccaattggtgcgctctcaacggcgttggaaagtagacatcctgggctttccagcaatatataatagtccatactttgcctgagatttgatggcccaaatcggcgttgcaaatcagcttcagaattcccagcgtttaacgctggaactggcataaaaattggagttaaacgcccaaactggcataaaagctagcgtttaactccaggaagagtctctacacgaaaatacttcaatgctcagcccaagcacacacctagtaggcccggaagtggatttttctgtcatttactcatttctgtaaaccctagg includes:
- the LOC130934505 gene encoding uncharacterized protein LOC130934505, with the protein product MEMILQDYAKLDSDTIANAIRLLVEADPLIKMKSIIAEVQSRFNYIVRYRKTLPVWLKVMCAKLPISHVQIKALPVYYESEEVNGVKVLYQIFWSFYPYITAFRHCKPLV